In Paraburkholderia bryophila, a single genomic region encodes these proteins:
- a CDS encoding N-acyl-D-amino-acid deacylase family protein yields MTEKMLDLIIENGTVIDGTGAPRKACDVGVEGGRITLLGDLRGVPAAQRFDARDRIVAPGFIDVHTHDDQLLLEPVDGPHPKLSQGVTTVITGNCGISLAPLVMRDPPAPLSLLGDDDVWRFSRFADYLDALDDARPALNAACLVGHTTLRARHMASLDRSATRDEIARMSRDLAEALEAGAIGMLTGLYYPPARAASAQEVIDIGRPLSAARGVLTMHLRDESDAIDDALREALQIGRALAIDTVVSHHKIIGRNNHGHSTETLAMLDAASAHQSVCFDCYPYNASSTMLLPARVKQSDEVLVTWSKADPTAAGHSLFALAKARNVDPEALAASLTPAGAIYFAMSEDDVSRILAHPMSMIGSDGLAHDAQPHPRLWGTFPRVLGHYTRERRLFTLETAIHKMTALSARRFGLEGRGTIALGYCADLVVFDEQRIADHATFEHPTRVSSGIDAVIVNGEFACRDGMPVNVHAGRVIRRVGR; encoded by the coding sequence ATGACCGAAAAAATGCTGGATCTGATCATTGAAAACGGCACGGTAATCGACGGTACGGGTGCGCCACGCAAGGCGTGCGATGTCGGTGTGGAAGGCGGACGCATTACCCTGCTCGGCGACCTGCGCGGGGTGCCCGCGGCGCAGCGTTTCGATGCCCGCGATCGCATCGTCGCGCCTGGCTTCATCGACGTGCATACGCACGACGATCAACTGTTGCTGGAGCCGGTCGACGGTCCGCATCCCAAGCTGTCGCAAGGCGTGACGACGGTCATCACCGGGAACTGCGGCATCAGTCTCGCGCCGCTCGTAATGCGCGATCCGCCCGCGCCGCTCAGTCTGCTCGGCGACGACGACGTCTGGCGTTTCTCACGCTTCGCCGACTACCTCGATGCGCTCGACGACGCACGGCCCGCGCTCAACGCGGCTTGCCTCGTCGGCCACACGACGCTGCGCGCACGGCACATGGCCAGCCTCGACCGGAGCGCGACGCGCGACGAGATCGCCCGCATGTCGCGCGACCTGGCCGAGGCGCTGGAGGCGGGCGCGATCGGCATGTTGACCGGACTCTACTATCCGCCCGCTCGCGCGGCCAGCGCACAGGAAGTGATCGACATCGGCCGGCCGCTGAGCGCCGCGCGCGGCGTGCTGACCATGCATCTGCGCGACGAAAGCGATGCTATCGACGACGCGCTGCGCGAAGCGCTGCAGATCGGCCGCGCCCTCGCTATCGATACGGTCGTGTCGCATCACAAGATCATCGGCCGCAATAATCATGGCCATTCCACCGAGACGCTCGCGATGCTCGACGCGGCGTCCGCGCACCAGTCCGTCTGCTTCGACTGCTACCCGTACAACGCGTCGTCGACGATGCTGTTGCCGGCACGCGTCAAACAGTCAGACGAAGTGCTGGTCACCTGGTCGAAAGCGGACCCCACGGCCGCGGGCCACTCGCTGTTCGCGCTCGCGAAGGCCCGCAACGTCGATCCGGAAGCGCTCGCGGCCTCGTTGACGCCGGCCGGCGCCATCTACTTCGCGATGAGCGAGGACGACGTGTCGCGCATCCTCGCGCACCCCATGAGCATGATCGGATCGGATGGCCTCGCGCACGACGCACAGCCGCATCCGCGCCTGTGGGGCACCTTCCCGCGCGTGCTCGGCCACTACACGCGTGAGCGCCGCCTGTTCACGCTCGAAACCGCGATCCACAAGATGACGGCGCTGAGCGCGCGACGCTTTGGTCTGGAAGGCCGCGGGACGATCGCGCTGGGCTACTGTGCCGACCTCGTCGTCTTCGACGAACAGCGTATCGCCGACCATGCGACCTTCGAGCACCCGACGCGGGTGAGCAGCGGCATCGACGCGGTGATCGTGAACGGCGAGTTTGCGTGCCGGGATGGGATGCCGGTGAATGTTCACGCGGGTCGGGTGATACGACGCGTTGGTCGCTAG
- a CDS encoding alpha/beta fold hydrolase, producing the protein MSFRRRSLLAMLGVCALTVAPAVLAASTGSSASPAATASAADAPGAAAAAPASIAADNAGPAYGPELQGFNYPAPVEQFDFTSQGVALHMAYMDIKPANPNGRTAVLLHGKNFCAATWDATIRRLSDAGYRVIAPDQIGFCKSSKPERYQYSFQQLARNTHALLTSLGVSDATVIGHSTGGMLAIRYALMYPRETQQLVLVNPIGLEDWKAKGVPSLSVDEWYERELKTTADGIRRYEQSTYYAGHWRADYEPWVQMLAGMYRGPGKQIVAWNSALLYDMIYTQPVVYELGQLSMPTLLLIGQKDTTAIGKDAAPPDVREKLGHYPELGRAAAKAIPHATLVEFAELGHAPQMQDPQAFHRALVDGMAAVPGNR; encoded by the coding sequence ATGAGTTTTCGCCGCCGTTCCCTGCTCGCGATGTTGGGCGTTTGTGCGTTGACGGTTGCGCCTGCCGTGTTGGCTGCTTCGACGGGTTCGAGCGCTTCGCCTGCCGCGACCGCCAGCGCCGCTGATGCCCCAGGCGCTGCCGCGGCGGCGCCCGCCTCCATCGCCGCTGACAACGCCGGTCCCGCCTACGGTCCCGAACTCCAGGGCTTCAACTATCCCGCGCCGGTCGAGCAATTCGACTTCACGTCGCAAGGCGTGGCGTTGCATATGGCGTACATGGATATCAAGCCGGCTAATCCGAACGGCCGCACGGCGGTGTTGCTGCACGGCAAGAACTTCTGCGCGGCGACGTGGGACGCGACGATCCGGCGTTTGAGCGACGCCGGCTATCGCGTGATCGCGCCGGACCAGATCGGCTTCTGCAAATCGAGCAAACCCGAGCGTTACCAGTACAGCTTTCAGCAACTCGCGCGCAATACGCATGCGCTGCTGACATCGCTTGGTGTCAGCGACGCGACCGTGATCGGTCATTCGACCGGCGGCATGCTGGCGATCCGCTATGCGCTGATGTATCCGCGCGAGACGCAGCAACTGGTGCTGGTGAACCCGATCGGTCTGGAGGACTGGAAGGCGAAGGGCGTGCCGTCGCTGTCGGTGGATGAGTGGTATGAGCGCGAGCTGAAAACGACCGCCGACGGTATTCGTCGCTACGAGCAGTCCACCTATTACGCGGGCCATTGGCGCGCCGATTACGAGCCGTGGGTGCAGATGCTGGCGGGTATGTACCGAGGGCCGGGCAAGCAGATCGTCGCGTGGAATTCGGCCTTGCTGTACGACATGATTTATACGCAGCCGGTGGTGTATGAGTTGGGGCAGTTGAGTATGCCGACGCTGTTGCTGATTGGGCAGAAGGACACGACCGCGATCGGTAAGGATGCTGCGCCGCCTGACGTGCGTGAGAAGCTTGGTCATTATCCGGAGCTGGGGAGGGCGGCGGCGAAGGCGATTCCCCATGCGACGCTGGTCGAGTTCGCGGAGTTGGGGCACGCGCCGCAGATGCAGGATCCGCAGGCGTTTCATCGGGCGCTGGTGGATGGGATGGCGGCGGTGCCGGGGAATCGGTAG
- a CDS encoding DUF2515 family protein, producing MDLAMQFMSVQKPQAALGMARDSARVTFYYLAKGNLWVFLEVTTWHLFYRDHGKELFEHCKDKRDVGTYDPVVKKIIQSLPWASGPNNGLIEALRKKIVVFGAADIKDGSALAEMNQCKLTPYLNNGFGLLEQYEASSARGRPPLARSAAWQFLLHEQTLHLQKMVYDHKEFRDAIDMNDFGRLPVLRSLSGAKDPTVFFNASADVTPGIEESELKPHGLQTDDIKVTMDTGKLYDTPDRMGYVTKILNKYHYLMTSPRYRPYMIEQIGTIGGWQDA from the coding sequence ATGGATCTTGCGATGCAGTTCATGTCGGTGCAGAAACCTCAGGCGGCGCTCGGTATGGCGCGCGATTCGGCGCGCGTGACGTTCTACTATCTTGCGAAGGGCAATCTCTGGGTCTTTCTCGAAGTGACCACGTGGCACCTCTTCTATCGGGACCACGGCAAGGAACTGTTCGAACACTGCAAGGACAAGCGCGACGTCGGCACATACGATCCGGTGGTCAAGAAAATTATTCAGAGTCTGCCTTGGGCGAGCGGCCCGAACAACGGATTGATCGAAGCGCTGCGCAAGAAGATCGTCGTTTTCGGCGCGGCTGACATCAAGGACGGGTCGGCGCTCGCAGAAATGAACCAATGCAAGCTTACCCCGTATCTGAACAATGGCTTTGGCCTGCTGGAGCAGTATGAAGCATCGAGCGCCAGAGGCCGGCCGCCACTTGCCCGCTCCGCAGCGTGGCAATTTCTGCTACACGAGCAGACGCTTCATTTGCAGAAGATGGTGTATGACCACAAGGAATTCCGCGATGCCATCGATATGAACGATTTCGGTCGGTTGCCCGTGTTGCGTTCGTTGTCGGGCGCGAAGGACCCCACGGTGTTTTTCAACGCATCGGCGGATGTCACGCCGGGCATCGAGGAATCGGAATTGAAGCCGCACGGTCTGCAAACGGATGACATCAAGGTGACAATGGACACTGGCAAACTTTATGACACGCCCGACCGGATGGGCTACGTCACGAAGATCCTGAACAAATACCATTACCTGATGACGTCGCCGCGATATCGGCCGTACATGATCGAGCAGATTGGAACAATCGGCGGGTGGCAGGATGCTTGA
- the glgA gene encoding glycogen synthase GlgA — protein sequence MTIRALHVASELYPLLKTGGLADVAGALPPALIERGADVRVLLPGFPAVVAGLADLQPVARLGRRFDAPDVTLERGTLPSNGLIVYVIRAGTLYDRPGNPYLNDEHVPYGDNALRFALLGWVAAQLAQRLDPAWTPQIIHAHDWHAGLAPAYLKAAERQSGRPLARCVFTVHNLAYQGVFPAQQFAQLGLPDDFFTMHGIEFYGQLSFLKAGLYYTDRITTVSPTYAREIQTMAQGGGLDGLLRHRSHDLSGILNGVDYDVWNPASDTLLDSHYNATRLAGKLACKEALQKRFGLAQKSDALLFGVVSRLTEQKGLDLLLEAVPEIVKRGGQLVVFGTGDPALENGLKRAAHAHPESVAVELGFDETLAHTIVAGSDVIAVPSRFEPCGLTQLYALAYGSLPLVHCVGGLADTVVDASLENLADDLATGFVFERFEPKGIASAIRRAFALYDRRTEWKATQRRAMRQDFGWGASAERYLALYRELT from the coding sequence ATGACGATACGCGCCCTGCACGTCGCAAGCGAGCTGTATCCCCTCCTCAAAACGGGCGGTCTCGCCGACGTCGCGGGTGCGTTGCCGCCCGCGCTGATCGAGCGCGGCGCCGACGTGCGAGTGCTGCTGCCGGGCTTTCCGGCGGTAGTCGCCGGTCTCGCCGACCTGCAACCGGTGGCGCGCCTGGGCCGCCGCTTCGACGCGCCGGACGTGACGCTCGAACGCGGCACCCTGCCCTCGAACGGCCTGATCGTCTACGTGATCCGCGCGGGCACGCTGTACGACCGGCCCGGCAACCCGTATCTGAACGACGAACACGTGCCGTACGGCGACAATGCGCTGCGCTTCGCGCTGCTCGGCTGGGTCGCCGCGCAACTGGCGCAGCGCCTCGACCCGGCATGGACGCCGCAGATCATCCACGCGCACGACTGGCATGCGGGACTCGCGCCCGCCTATCTGAAAGCGGCGGAGCGCCAGTCGGGCCGGCCGCTCGCGCGTTGTGTGTTTACCGTGCACAACCTCGCGTATCAAGGCGTATTTCCGGCGCAGCAGTTCGCTCAACTCGGCTTGCCCGACGACTTTTTCACGATGCACGGCATCGAGTTTTACGGGCAGTTGTCGTTCCTCAAAGCCGGGCTTTACTACACCGACCGCATCACGACCGTCAGTCCGACTTACGCTCGCGAAATCCAGACGATGGCTCAGGGCGGCGGTCTGGACGGACTGCTGCGCCATCGCTCGCACGATCTGAGCGGGATTCTGAACGGCGTCGACTACGACGTGTGGAACCCCGCCAGCGACACCCTGCTCGACTCGCATTACAACGCCACGCGCCTCGCCGGCAAGCTGGCGTGCAAGGAAGCGCTGCAAAAGCGCTTCGGCCTCGCGCAGAAAAGCGACGCGCTGCTGTTCGGCGTGGTGAGCCGCCTCACCGAACAGAAAGGCCTCGATCTGCTGCTCGAAGCGGTGCCGGAAATTGTCAAACGCGGCGGGCAACTGGTGGTGTTCGGCACCGGCGACCCGGCGCTCGAAAACGGCCTGAAGCGGGCCGCGCATGCGCATCCGGAATCGGTCGCGGTGGAACTCGGCTTCGACGAAACGCTCGCGCATACGATCGTCGCGGGCAGCGACGTGATCGCGGTGCCGTCGCGTTTCGAGCCCTGCGGGTTGACCCAGCTCTACGCGCTGGCCTATGGCTCGCTGCCGCTGGTGCACTGCGTGGGCGGACTCGCGGACACAGTGGTGGACGCATCGCTCGAAAATCTCGCCGACGACCTCGCCACCGGTTTCGTGTTCGAGCGGTTCGAGCCGAAAGGCATTGCCAGCGCGATCCGCCGCGCGTTCGCGCTGTACGACCGCCGCACCGAATGGAAGGCAACGCAGCGGCGCGCCATGCGCCAGGACTTCGGCTGGGGGGCGTCGGCCGAGCGCTATCTGGCGTTGTATCGCGAACTCACCTGA
- a CDS encoding branched-chain amino acid ABC transporter substrate-binding protein, translating into MSLRTTLKPLALITGALFALAPLASSADQTVKIGFAAPMTGANAGYGKDLENGVRLAIEEANAQKIKIGDQVTQFQLVSEDDQADPRIGVQAAQKLVDSGVSAVVGHFNSGTTIPASQIYEQAGIPVIDPAATNPIITGRGFANTFMVISTDAQNAGNAGVYAVEVSKAKRIAIVDDRTAFGQGEADEFEKAVKAHGGTIVTREYTDNKAVDFSTQITKIKSTNADLVFFGGLDTQAAGFAKRMKQLSLNAQLVGGGGVMDEDFIKLAGDAAEGAQAWEYGRPLAQLPGGKDFSAKFKKRFGVDILSYAPFGYDGAWAAIKAMQQAKSSSPNVYRPVLKAIDFDGVTGKISFDSTGALKSGSSTLYQVKNGAWVPIVTKSGG; encoded by the coding sequence ATGAGTCTTCGCACTACGCTGAAACCACTCGCATTGATCACTGGCGCCCTGTTCGCACTCGCGCCGCTGGCCAGTTCCGCCGATCAGACGGTGAAGATCGGCTTCGCCGCGCCGATGACGGGCGCCAACGCCGGCTACGGCAAGGATCTGGAAAACGGCGTGAGGCTCGCCATCGAGGAAGCCAACGCGCAGAAGATCAAGATCGGCGACCAGGTCACGCAATTCCAGCTCGTCTCCGAGGACGACCAGGCCGACCCGCGCATCGGCGTGCAGGCCGCGCAGAAGCTGGTGGATTCGGGCGTCTCGGCGGTGGTCGGCCACTTCAATTCGGGCACCACGATTCCGGCCTCGCAGATTTATGAGCAGGCCGGCATTCCGGTGATCGACCCGGCCGCCACCAACCCGATCATCACCGGGCGCGGCTTCGCGAACACCTTCATGGTGATTTCTACCGATGCGCAGAACGCCGGCAACGCGGGCGTCTACGCGGTGGAAGTGAGCAAGGCCAAGCGCATCGCGATCGTCGACGACCGGACCGCGTTCGGTCAGGGCGAGGCCGACGAGTTCGAGAAGGCGGTGAAAGCGCACGGCGGCACCATCGTGACGCGCGAGTACACCGACAACAAAGCGGTCGACTTCAGCACGCAGATCACCAAGATCAAGTCGACCAATGCCGACCTGGTGTTCTTCGGCGGCCTGGACACGCAGGCGGCCGGCTTCGCGAAGCGGATGAAGCAGTTGAGCCTGAACGCTCAACTGGTGGGCGGCGGCGGCGTGATGGACGAGGACTTCATCAAGCTCGCCGGCGACGCGGCAGAAGGCGCCCAGGCGTGGGAATACGGCCGGCCGCTGGCGCAGTTGCCGGGCGGCAAGGACTTCTCCGCGAAGTTCAAGAAGCGCTTCGGGGTGGATATCCTGTCGTACGCACCGTTCGGTTACGACGGCGCGTGGGCCGCGATCAAGGCGATGCAGCAGGCCAAATCCAGCTCGCCGAATGTCTATCGTCCGGTGTTGAAGGCGATCGATTTCGACGGCGTGACCGGCAAGATCTCGTTCGATAGCACGGGCGCGTTGAAGAGCGGGTCGTCGACGCTGTATCAGGTCAAGAACGGCGCGTGGGTGCCGATCGTGACGAAGAGCGGCGGTTGA
- the pdxY gene encoding pyridoxal kinase PdxY yields the protein MTKNVLSIQSHVVFGHAGNSAAEFPMRRLGVNVWPLNTVQFSNHTQYGHWTGGAIEAAQMEALVEGIGAIGMLPRCDAVLSGYLGTPEQAQSVLEIVKAVKAANPRAWYFCDPVMGAASGCKVEPGIQEFLVRTMPEMADAMAPNHTELQRLAGREIETLEEAVTACRELIARGPKLILVKHLLDRNSPADRFNMLVVTEREAWMGQRPLYPFARQPVGVGDLTSAVFVARTLLGDSIRAAFEHTLAAVNAVVKATWQAGRYELELVAAQNEIAQPREWFDAWVADSA from the coding sequence ATGACGAAAAACGTTCTGAGCATTCAGTCCCATGTCGTGTTCGGGCACGCCGGCAACAGTGCGGCCGAATTCCCGATGCGCCGGCTCGGCGTCAACGTCTGGCCGCTCAATACCGTGCAGTTCTCGAACCACACGCAATACGGCCATTGGACCGGCGGCGCGATCGAGGCCGCGCAAATGGAAGCGCTGGTCGAAGGCATCGGCGCGATCGGCATGCTGCCGCGTTGCGACGCGGTACTGTCCGGCTATCTCGGCACGCCGGAGCAAGCCCAGTCGGTGCTGGAAATCGTCAAGGCCGTGAAGGCCGCCAATCCGCGCGCCTGGTACTTCTGCGATCCGGTGATGGGCGCCGCGAGCGGCTGCAAGGTCGAGCCGGGCATCCAGGAGTTTCTGGTACGCACCATGCCGGAAATGGCCGACGCAATGGCGCCGAACCATACCGAGCTGCAACGTCTCGCGGGCCGAGAGATCGAGACGCTCGAAGAAGCGGTGACCGCCTGCCGCGAACTGATCGCGCGTGGGCCGAAGCTGATCCTGGTCAAGCATCTGCTCGACCGCAACAGCCCCGCCGACCGCTTCAACATGCTGGTCGTCACCGAACGGGAAGCCTGGATGGGCCAGCGCCCGCTCTACCCGTTCGCGCGTCAACCGGTCGGTGTCGGCGACCTGACGAGCGCGGTGTTCGTTGCGCGCACGCTGCTGGGCGATTCGATTCGCGCGGCGTTCGAACACACGCTGGCCGCCGTCAACGCAGTGGTCAAGGCGACCTGGCAAGCCGGGCGCTACGAACTGGAACTGGTGGCCGCGCAGAACGAAATCGCGCAGCCGCGCGAGTGGTTCGATGCATGGGTGGCGGACAGCGCTTAA
- a CDS encoding OsmC domain/YcaO domain-containing protein has translation MEIKVNFLDKLRLEAKFDDFTVVADQPIRYKGDGSAPGPFDYFLASSALCAAYFVKLYCVNRNIPTENIRLSQNNIVDPENRYRQIFKIQVELPPDMSEADRRGILRFIDRCTVKKVVQAGPEFVIEEVENLDADAQALLTLNPASDVSTYIVGKDLPLEQTIANMSGLLAGLGMKIEIASWRNIVPNVWSLHVRDAHSPMCFTNGKGSTKESALASALGEFIERLNCNHFYGAAFWGEDIANAAFVHYPNERWFKPGRKDALPAEILDEYCREIYNPDGELRGSHLYDTNSGNVERGICSLPFVRQSDGEVVYFPSNLIENLYVSNGMSAGNTLAEAQVQCLSEIFERAVKREILEGEIALPDVPQEVLAKYPGILAGIKGLEEQGFPVLVKDASLGGVYPLMCVTLMNPRTGGVFASFGAHPSFEVALERSLTELLQGRSFEGLNDLPQPTFVSNAVTEPNNFVEHFIDSSGVVSWRFFSAKANYEFVEWDFSGQGENSNVEEAATLFGILEEMGKEVYSAVYDQLGAVACRILVPGYSEVYPVDDLIWDNTNKSLLFRADILNLHRLDDAALAAMLERLENSELDEYSDIATLIGIEFDENTDWGQLTVIELKLLINLALQQFEAAQELVGAFLQYNDNTVERGLFYQALNVVLEVMLDDELELDDYEVNFRRMFGDVRMDAVMGSVDGSVRFYGLTPTSMKLEGLDRHHRLIDSYKKLHTARANAAGAGK, from the coding sequence ATGGAAATTAAAGTCAACTTCCTCGACAAGCTACGTCTTGAGGCCAAGTTCGATGACTTCACCGTCGTGGCCGACCAGCCTATCCGCTATAAAGGCGACGGCTCGGCACCAGGTCCGTTCGATTATTTTCTGGCTTCATCGGCTTTATGCGCAGCTTACTTCGTGAAGCTGTACTGCGTGAATCGCAATATTCCGACGGAAAATATCCGCCTTTCGCAGAATAATATTGTCGATCCGGAAAACCGTTATCGACAGATTTTCAAGATTCAGGTTGAATTGCCGCCGGACATGTCGGAAGCAGACCGCCGGGGCATTTTGCGCTTTATCGACCGTTGTACGGTGAAGAAAGTGGTGCAAGCCGGACCCGAGTTTGTCATTGAAGAGGTGGAAAACCTGGATGCCGATGCTCAGGCCTTGCTGACGCTGAACCCGGCTTCGGACGTCAGCACCTATATCGTGGGCAAGGATCTGCCGCTGGAGCAAACCATCGCCAATATGTCCGGCCTTCTGGCGGGCTTGGGCATGAAGATTGAAATTGCTTCGTGGCGCAATATCGTTCCGAATGTGTGGTCGCTGCATGTCCGCGATGCGCATTCGCCAATGTGCTTTACCAATGGCAAGGGATCGACCAAAGAAAGCGCGTTGGCGTCGGCGTTGGGCGAGTTTATCGAACGCCTGAACTGCAATCATTTCTATGGTGCTGCATTCTGGGGCGAAGATATCGCCAATGCGGCGTTTGTCCATTACCCGAACGAACGCTGGTTCAAGCCCGGCCGCAAGGATGCGCTACCGGCTGAGATTCTGGATGAGTATTGTCGGGAAATTTATAATCCCGATGGCGAATTGCGTGGCTCGCATCTGTACGACACCAACTCCGGCAATGTGGAGCGCGGTATCTGTTCGCTGCCGTTTGTACGGCAGTCGGACGGCGAAGTGGTGTACTTTCCGTCCAACCTGATCGAGAACCTGTACGTCAGCAATGGCATGAGTGCCGGTAATACGCTGGCCGAAGCACAGGTGCAATGTCTGTCCGAGATTTTCGAACGGGCGGTCAAGCGAGAAATTCTGGAAGGTGAAATCGCGCTGCCGGATGTACCGCAGGAAGTGCTGGCGAAATACCCTGGCATTCTGGCCGGGATCAAGGGGTTGGAAGAGCAAGGTTTCCCCGTGCTGGTGAAGGATGCGTCGCTAGGCGGCGTCTACCCGCTGATGTGCGTCACGTTGATGAACCCGCGCACAGGCGGTGTTTTTGCGTCGTTCGGCGCTCATCCGAGCTTCGAAGTGGCGCTGGAACGGAGTCTGACGGAGTTGCTACAGGGACGCAGTTTTGAAGGTCTGAACGATTTACCTCAGCCCACTTTTGTCAGTAACGCCGTGACTGAACCGAATAACTTTGTTGAGCACTTCATCGATTCGAGTGGTGTCGTGTCGTGGCGCTTTTTCAGCGCCAAAGCGAATTACGAGTTTGTCGAGTGGGATTTCTCTGGCCAGGGTGAAAACTCCAATGTCGAGGAAGCGGCGACCTTGTTCGGCATTCTCGAAGAGATGGGCAAAGAAGTATATTCGGCGGTGTATGACCAGTTGGGCGCCGTCGCCTGCCGGATTTTAGTTCCGGGTTATTCCGAAGTTTATCCGGTAGACGATTTGATCTGGGATAACACGAACAAGTCGCTGTTGTTCCGCGCCGATATCTTGAACCTGCATCGTCTGGACGACGCCGCCCTGGCCGCCATGCTTGAGCGGCTGGAGAATAGTGAACTGGATGAGTACTCCGATATCGCCACGTTGATCGGCATCGAATTTGACGAGAATACGGACTGGGGGCAGCTAACCGTTATCGAGTTGAAGCTGCTTATCAATCTCGCCTTGCAGCAATTCGAGGCGGCGCAAGAACTGGTGGGCGCTTTCCTGCAGTACAACGACAACACGGTCGAGCGCGGATTGTTTTACCAGGCCTTGAATGTGGTGCTGGAGGTGATGCTTGACGACGAACTTGAGCTGGATGACTACGAGGTTAATTTCCGTCGGATGTTTGGTGATGTTCGGATGGATGCGGTAATGGGGTCGGTGGACGGCAGCGTGCGGTTCTATGGTTTGACGCCGACTAGTATGAAACTGGAGGGGCTCGACAGGCACCATCGGTTGATCGACAGTTATAAGAAATTGCATACGGCGCGGGCTAATGCGGCGGGTGCGGGGAAGTAG
- the glgC gene encoding glucose-1-phosphate adenylyltransferase translates to MDTPARLNDLQRTTLAIVLAGGRGTRLGPLTNKRVKPAVHFGGKYRIIDFALSNCLNSGIRRIAVVTQYKAHSLLRHLQRGWSFLRGEFGEFIDLWPAQQRVEGAHWYRGTADAVFQNLDIIRSIRPKYVVVLAGDHIYKMDYTRMIADHAESGADCTVGCIEVPRMDAVAFGVMAVDENRRVTGFVEKPADPPAMPGRPDIALASMGIYVFNADYLYSLLEENISSIETDHDFGKDILPRVVTQGTAIAHPFSMSCVSSDPNVEPYWRDVGTIDAYWAANLDLASTIPTLDLYDRSWPIWTYQEQLPPAKFVRDLKGLQGTGNNLLVCGGCVISGSQISRSVLSSNVKVSSFCNISEAVLLPQVTVGASCRLQKVVIDRGCAIPDGTVIGEDPASDAERFYRTDDGVVLVTPEALRQTVK, encoded by the coding sequence ATGGACACTCCGGCACGGCTGAACGATCTGCAACGCACCACCCTCGCCATCGTCCTCGCGGGCGGAAGGGGCACGCGGCTCGGGCCGCTTACCAATAAACGCGTCAAGCCGGCGGTGCACTTCGGCGGTAAGTACCGCATCATCGACTTCGCGCTGTCCAACTGTCTGAACTCCGGCATCCGCCGCATCGCGGTGGTCACGCAATACAAGGCGCACTCGCTGCTGCGCCATCTGCAGCGCGGCTGGAGCTTCCTGCGCGGCGAATTCGGCGAATTCATCGACCTGTGGCCAGCGCAACAGCGCGTGGAAGGCGCTCACTGGTATCGCGGCACGGCGGATGCCGTGTTCCAGAACCTCGACATCATCCGCTCGATCCGGCCGAAGTACGTGGTGGTGCTGGCCGGCGACCACATCTACAAGATGGACTACACGCGCATGATCGCCGATCACGCGGAAAGCGGCGCGGATTGCACGGTCGGCTGTATCGAGGTGCCGCGCATGGACGCGGTGGCCTTCGGCGTGATGGCCGTCGACGAAAACCGCCGCGTGACCGGCTTCGTCGAAAAACCCGCCGACCCGCCTGCCATGCCCGGCCGGCCGGACATCGCGCTCGCCAGCATGGGCATCTACGTGTTCAACGCGGATTATCTGTACTCGCTGCTCGAAGAGAACATCTCCAGCATCGAAACGGATCACGACTTCGGCAAGGACATCCTGCCGCGCGTCGTCACGCAAGGCACGGCGATCGCGCATCCGTTCAGCATGTCGTGCGTGTCGTCGGACCCGAACGTCGAGCCGTACTGGCGCGACGTCGGCACGATCGACGCCTACTGGGCCGCCAACCTCGACCTCGCCTCCACGATCCCGACACTCGACCTGTACGACCGTAGCTGGCCGATCTGGACGTATCAGGAACAGTTGCCGCCCGCCAAGTTCGTGCGCGACTTGAAGGGGCTGCAAGGCACGGGCAACAACCTGCTGGTGTGCGGCGGCTGCGTGATTTCGGGGTCGCAGATTTCGCGCTCGGTGCTGTCGTCGAATGTCAAAGTGAGTTCATTCTGTAACATCAGTGAGGCAGTCTTGTTGCCACAGGTGACCGTCGGCGCGAGCTGCCGGCTGCAGAAGGTGGTGATCGACCGCGGTTGCGCGATTCCGGACGGCACGGTGATCGGCGAAGATCCCGCGAGCGACGCCGAACGCTTCTACCGTACCGACGACGGCGTCGTGCTGGTCACGCCCGAAGCGCTGCGGCAGACGGTGAAGTAA